Proteins from a genomic interval of Musa acuminata AAA Group cultivar baxijiao chromosome BXJ1-9, Cavendish_Baxijiao_AAA, whole genome shotgun sequence:
- the LOC103999229 gene encoding uncharacterized protein LOC103999229 — translation MVRAYTQEHVYHHPWDRVTTAAWRKFTDPETPAVLSHIVDVHTLDRRLDPDSGRLQAVRSITVRWPPLPFLLRRILGQDAVVCHCVESTVVDARGRSMEIVVRNASLRGLLEVEERSTYRPHPDRPEGWTAFRQETSIRCKPFSALAAVAEKVEQRCAERFQQNSVKGREVVERICNFLEAETASAAAAISC, via the coding sequence ATGGTTCGCGCGTACACCCAGGAGCACGTGTACCACCACCCGTGGGACCGCGTGACGACGGCTGCGTGGCGCAAATTTACGGATCCCGAGACCCCTGCCGTACTCTCCCACATCGTCGACGTCCACACGCTCGACCGCCGCCTCGACCCCGACTCCGGCCGCCTCCAGGCCGTTCGCTCCATCACCGTCCGATGGCCGCCGCTACCCTTCCTCCTCCGCCGGATCCTCGGCCAAGACGCCGTCGTATGCCACTGCGTGGAGTCCACGGTGGTCGATGCGCGCGGGCGGTCCATGGAGATCGTGGTCCGCAACGCTAGCCTTCGTGGCCTGCTCGAGGTGGAGGAGCGGTCCACCTACCGGCCCCACCCTGATCGGCCGGAGGGGTGGACCGCCTTCCGTCAGGAGACCAGCATCCGGTGCAAGCCCTTCTCGGCTCTCGCCGCCGTCGCCGAGAAGGTGGAGCAGCGCTGCGCCGAGAGGTTCCAGCAGAACAGCGTCAAGGGGAGGGAGGTCGTCGAGAGGATCTGCAACTTTCTAGAGGCCGagaccgcctccgccgccgccgccatttcTTGCTGA
- the LOC135593904 gene encoding arabinogalactan protein 23-like: protein MEMRKIACAVLVAAATATTTLAAEGPAPGPASAASFAAAPAVGAAIGASVLSFFAFYLQ from the coding sequence ATGGAGATGAGAAAGATCGCCTGCGCCGTCCTCGTCGCTGCCGCCACGGCCACCACCACCCTGGCGGCTGAGGGCCCCGCCCCTGGCCCCGCCAGTGCTGCTTCCTTCGCAGCCGCCCCCGCCGTGGGGGCCGCCATCGGAGCCTCCGTCCTGTCTTTCTTCGCCTTCTACCTGCAGTAG
- the LOC103999231 gene encoding putative RING-type E3 ubiquitin transferase C3H69 isoform X2, producing the protein MIGGIDPIKCRYSHVGDSCHETSDPASSISHHASSSSQVACPFRASLSRETTQAFRIPLNLPASSQSHIRPCEHAQTQKVGADTFLSDESSHVHARIGPGKREDHSMIGQKKNKLLETLKYSQEIECSICLEIVLFKPTDAERKFGMLSECDHPFCISCIRNWRRNSPASGIDLNTALRACPVCRKHSYFVVPSVTWFSTKEEKQEIIDTYKNKLKSIDCKYYDFGNGTCPFGTSCFYKHIYKPSTNRRNTCRPHRYRPHPHRHGQVMDGEELEDVVNQLVVGNELANLAALLDINEGESEDLDDADLGSLLASFLLMQMDDEDSQSDDDNYP; encoded by the exons ATGATTGGAGGGATCGATCCAATAAA GTGCAGGTATAGCCATGTTGGAGATTCCTGTCATGAAACATCTGATCCGGCATCATCAATATCTCACCATGCATCCAGTTCTTCGCAAGTTGCTTGTCCTTTTAGAGCTTCTTTGAGCAGAGAAACTACTCAAGCATTTAGAATTCCATTGAATTTACCAGCTTCAAGCCAATCCCATATCCGTCCTTGTGAGCATGCACAAACCCAGAAAGTTGGAGCTGATACTTTCCTGAGTGATGAGAGCAGCCATGTTCATGCACGCATCGGGCCAG GTAAAAGAGAAGACCACTCAATGATCGGTCAAAAAAAGAACAAGCTCCTTGAAACTCTAAAGTATAGTCAGGAGATAGAATGCAGTATTTGCCTGGAGATTGTTTTGTTTAAACCCACAGATGCGGAACGGAAGTTTGGTATGTTATCTGAGTGTGATCACCCATTCTGCATTTCATGTATTCGGAATTGGCGTAGGAATTCTCCAGCTTCTGGGATTGATTTGAACACCGCATTAAGGGCCTGCCCAGTGTGCCGAAAGCATTCATACTTTGTTGTTCCCAGTGTCACTTGGTTCTCCACAAAGGAAGAAAAACAAGAGATAATTGATACCTACAAAAACAAGCTCAA GTCGATTGATTGTAAATACTATGACTTTGGAAATGGGACATGTCCCTTTGGAACCAGTTGTTTCTACAAG CACATTTACAAGCCAAGTACAAATAGGCGAAACACATGCAGACCTCACAGATATAGACCCCATCCACACAGGCACGGACAAGTAATGGACGGAGAGGAGCTAGAAGACGTTGTAAACCAACTTGTCGTGGGGAATGAGTTAGCCAATCTTGCTGCTCTATTAGATATCAACGAAGGGGAATCTGAGGATCTTGATGATGCCGATCTTGGCAGTCTACTAGCGAGTTTTCTACTTATGCAGATGGACGATGAAGATTCACAAAGCGATGATGATAATTATCCATGA
- the LOC103999231 gene encoding putative RING-type E3 ubiquitin transferase C3H69 isoform X1, with translation MPRRVLCKYFAHGTCLKAEYCEFSHDWRDRSNKACTFYQKGLCIYGSRCRYSHVGDSCHETSDPASSISHHASSSSQVACPFRASLSRETTQAFRIPLNLPASSQSHIRPCEHAQTQKVGADTFLSDESSHVHARIGPGKREDHSMIGQKKNKLLETLKYSQEIECSICLEIVLFKPTDAERKFGMLSECDHPFCISCIRNWRRNSPASGIDLNTALRACPVCRKHSYFVVPSVTWFSTKEEKQEIIDTYKNKLKSIDCKYYDFGNGTCPFGTSCFYKHIYKPSTNRRNTCRPHRYRPHPHRHGQVMDGEELEDVVNQLVVGNELANLAALLDINEGESEDLDDADLGSLLASFLLMQMDDEDSQSDDDNYP, from the exons ATGCCGAGAAG GGTTCTTTGCAAGTACTTTGCACATGGAACATGCCTAAAAGCAGAGTATTGTGAATTTTCACATGATTGGAGGGATCGATCCAATAAA GCATGTACCTTTTATCAAAAAGGTCTCTGCATCTATGGTAGTAGGTGCAGGTATAGCCATGTTGGAGATTCCTGTCATGAAACATCTGATCCGGCATCATCAATATCTCACCATGCATCCAGTTCTTCGCAAGTTGCTTGTCCTTTTAGAGCTTCTTTGAGCAGAGAAACTACTCAAGCATTTAGAATTCCATTGAATTTACCAGCTTCAAGCCAATCCCATATCCGTCCTTGTGAGCATGCACAAACCCAGAAAGTTGGAGCTGATACTTTCCTGAGTGATGAGAGCAGCCATGTTCATGCACGCATCGGGCCAG GTAAAAGAGAAGACCACTCAATGATCGGTCAAAAAAAGAACAAGCTCCTTGAAACTCTAAAGTATAGTCAGGAGATAGAATGCAGTATTTGCCTGGAGATTGTTTTGTTTAAACCCACAGATGCGGAACGGAAGTTTGGTATGTTATCTGAGTGTGATCACCCATTCTGCATTTCATGTATTCGGAATTGGCGTAGGAATTCTCCAGCTTCTGGGATTGATTTGAACACCGCATTAAGGGCCTGCCCAGTGTGCCGAAAGCATTCATACTTTGTTGTTCCCAGTGTCACTTGGTTCTCCACAAAGGAAGAAAAACAAGAGATAATTGATACCTACAAAAACAAGCTCAA GTCGATTGATTGTAAATACTATGACTTTGGAAATGGGACATGTCCCTTTGGAACCAGTTGTTTCTACAAG CACATTTACAAGCCAAGTACAAATAGGCGAAACACATGCAGACCTCACAGATATAGACCCCATCCACACAGGCACGGACAAGTAATGGACGGAGAGGAGCTAGAAGACGTTGTAAACCAACTTGTCGTGGGGAATGAGTTAGCCAATCTTGCTGCTCTATTAGATATCAACGAAGGGGAATCTGAGGATCTTGATGATGCCGATCTTGGCAGTCTACTAGCGAGTTTTCTACTTATGCAGATGGACGATGAAGATTCACAAAGCGATGATGATAATTATCCATGA
- the LOC103999431 gene encoding F-box/kelch-repeat protein At1g57790-like: MASHVQVQSTTTEVEEEGGRWSQLPLNLMETLLKCLSISDRICVTAVCKPWQSVTCTLGFLEAARPPWLFASTFYNWPWSLKTVVGEPVSDVKVLDNLQNKWLCGSSKGWLLISWRKHNHDCLHICLLNPITGAKVELFTCFANIANGILSASPLTKDYMFAATGYTKYHRRKVAIVRTTMGDYRSLEALNPMNIYFHGGRLYVLTQSWEVIVYEFDPDPVMSSTIRVPLRKEHDCWYDGQLAELNDDILIIAYGLHLCQEFDVKVFKLPEMADDPVVQVNSLGGGTLLISQFSEAVSTKGSAAFREDCIYGFSKCSRETMMAYSMKDEGMFELAGIGLRHQTLAWFTPDLSKKETSNMETPAMNLEA, from the coding sequence ATGGCTTCCCATGTTCAAGTTCAATCAACAACAACAGAAGTCGAAGAAGAAGGAGGAAGATGGTCTCAACTCCCACTCAATTTAATGGAGACATTACTCAAGTGCTTGAGCATTTCTGATCGCATTTGTGTCACTGCAGTTTGCAAGCCTTGGCAGTCGGTCACTTGCACTCTAGGCTTCCTCGAGGCTGCCCGTCCTCCGTGGTTATTTGCCTCCACTTTCTATAACTGGCCCTGGAGCTTGAAGACTGTCGTTGGTGAACCAGTCTCAGACGTCAAAGTCTTGGATAATCTCCAAAACAAGTGGTTATGCGGATCATCCAAAGGTTGGCTCCTAATATCATGGAGGAAACATAATCATGATTGTCTACATATTTGCCTCCTGAATCCGATCACCGGAGCTAAGGTTGAGTTGTTCACATGTTTCGCCAACATCGCCAATGGCATCCTATCGGCGTCTCCACTAACAAAGGACTACATGTTTGCAGCTACAGGCTAcacaaaatatcacagaaggaaaGTTGCAATCGTAAGGACGACAATGGGCGACTATCGGAGCTTGGAAGCTTTGAACCCAATGAATATTTATTTCCATGGTGGAAGGTTGTATGTCCTGACACAATCATGGGAAGTCATAGTTTACGAATTCGATCCTGACCCAGTGATGTCGTCGACCATCCGTGTTCCTTTGCGAAAAGAGCATGATTGTTGGTACGATGGTCAGTTGGCAGAGTTGAATGACGATATTTTGATCATAGCCTACGGCTTACATCTGTGCCaagagttcgatgtaaaggtcttCAAACTCCCGGAAATGGCAGACGATCCTGTGGTGCAGGTGAATAGCTTGGGCGGTGGCACGTTGCTCATCAGCCAATTCTCCGAGGCGGTGTCGACAAAAGGATCAGCAGCTTTTAGAGAGGATTGCATCTACGGCTTTTCAAAGTGTTCTCGGGAAACCATGATGGCTTACTCCATGAAGGATGAAGGTATGTTTGAGCTTGCAGGGATAGGTTTAAGACACCAAACGTTAGCGTGGTTCACCCCTGACTTGTCGAAGAAGGAGACAAGCAACATGGAGACTCCTGCTATGAACCTCGAGGCATGA
- the LOC103999432 gene encoding protein argonaute 16-like has protein sequence MASSSGSKVGVEGSIPQSMTSRAPTYHLMARPAFGAEGRRVRLFANHFDVKLTMPDAVFYQYTITVTPLDERDKNAAQSKVYGRKIVNRLFEIYSEELKNKRFVYDGERSLITIGPLPQNNFELTVVLEDSSARATAGGAGDGSAVGGDQKRSKRSGLMKTFTVAIKFVAVFPMRSIALALRGSEREDGQSALRVLDIILKQRQAERGYLVLRNCYFDGNHTHLVDVGGGVCGGRGFHSSFRTTNGGLSLNIDVSTTIIVKSGPVLEFLLANQNIQDPRRIDWEKAKRKLKNMKIKTIHNKREYKITGMSKLPCDMQTFSMKERNSKGETRTVEMTVYNFFQNIRKITLTRSASLPCLDVGKPDRPIYLPIELCHLLSLQRYTKGLSSQQGSLLAERCRQTPHERMRLIADSLNDNRYDKDPLLNACGVSIDKRMTKLTGRVLNCPVLKAGNMEDCIPRNGRWNFVHKTLLEPCELLHDQWAIVNFSGRCDLRHLSRELIKCARNRGSNIEEPSVFLEEDREWMRSDPIVRVEKMFKKIEAKFTGPPRFILCVLPEKKTCDIYGPWKRKSLYQFGIVTQCIVPPKNIRDHYLTNVLLKINSKLSGINSLLSVECKRSIPLISQTPTMILAMDVSHGPPGSSFPSVAAVVGSRHWPLISRYRASVRIQSPKLEMIDSLYKPGENGDEGMLRDLLLDFYKTNGGMKPAQMIIFRDGVSESQFMEVLTVELNQIIKVFEHLGDTTMPKFTVIVAQKQHHTRFFLADSPENVPPGTVVDTTVVHPRNYDFYMYAHGGILGTSRPIHYNVLLDEIGFKPDDLQKLVHALSYVYQRSTSAVSMVAPVCYAHLAARQLSQCFDLSETSGDELPIRAGVPQLPELHEKVRSSMFFC, from the exons ATGGCTTCGAGCAGCGGTAGCAAAGTTGGGGTAGAAGGCTCGATCCCACAAAGTATGACATCTCGTGCTCCGACGTATCACCTGATGGCCAGGCCTGCGTTTGGTGCCGAAGGACGACGCGTCCGTCTGTTTGCGAACCATTTCGATGTCAAACTCACCATGCCCGATGCAGTTTTCTATCAGTACACT ATCACTGTAACACCTCTCGACGAAAGGGATAAGAACGCTGCACAAAGTAAAGTGTATGGGCGAAAGATCGTGAACAGACTGTTCGAGATCTACAGTGAAGAGTTGAAGAACAAGCGATTTGTTTATGATGGTGAGAGAAGCTTGATCACTATCGGCCCTTTGCCACAGAATAACTTTGAGTTGACAGTCGTCTTAGAAGATTCATCGGCCAG AGCTACTGCCGGAGGTGCCGGCGACGGCAGCGCAGTTGGAGGAGACCAGAAGCGGTCTAAACGATCAGGTCTTATGAAGACATTTACAGTGGCGATAAAGTTTGTTGCAGTGTTTCCTATGAGGTCTATTGCACTCGCACTTAGAGGCAGCGAGAGAGAGGACGGTCAAAGTGCTCTGCGAGTACTTGACATCATTTTAAAGCAACGACAGGCGGAAAG GGGTTACCTCGTTCTCAGGAACTGTTACTTTGATGGCAATCACACACACCTTGTTGACGTGGGTGGTGGTGTATGTGGAGGCCGAGGATTCCACTCCAGCTTTCGCACCACCAATGGCGGCCTCTCACTAAACATAG ATGTTTCCACCACGATAATCGTAAAATCTGGTCCTGTTTTGGAGTTTTTACTGGCCAACCAAAACATACAAGATCCTCGACGAATTGACTGGGAGAAG GCCAAAAGAAAGCTGAAGAACATGAAGATTAAGACTATACACAACAAAAGGGAGTATAAGATTACTGGGATGAGCAAACTGCCATGCGACATGCAGAC GTTTTCCATGAAAGAAAGGAACAGCAAAGGCGAAACTCGaacggtggagatgacggtgtatAACTTTTTTCAGAACATCCGTAAGATAACGTTGACTCGGTCAGCCTCTCTGCCATGTCTTGATGTGGGCAAACCGGACCGGCCAATTTACCTCCCGATCGAG CTTTGCCACCTTCTTTCCCTGCAAAGATATACCAAAGGATTGTCTTCTCAACAAGGATCTTTGCTGGCCGAAAGGTGTAGACAAACGCCGCATGAAAGAATGAGACTAATAGCAGAT TCATTAAACGACAATCGATATGATAAAGATCCATTGCTCAATGCTTGTGGTGTTTCCATCGATAAGCGAATGACAAAGTTGACTGGGCGCGTTCTTAATTGTCCAGTG TTGAAGGCCGGTAACATGGAAGACTGTATTCCTCGTAATGGGCGATGGAACTTCGTCCACAAG ACACTGTTGGAACCCTGCGAACTTCTTCATGATCAATGGGCGATTGTGAACTTCTCTGGTCGTTGTGATTTGCGGCATCTGTCACGGGAGCTCATTAAATGTGCAAGGAACAGAGGAAGT AACATCGAGGAACCATCTGTGTTTCTTGAAGAGGACCGGGAATGGATGAGATCTGATCCTATAGTGAGAGTTGAAAAGATGTTTAAGAAGATAGAGGCAAAATTTACAGGACCTCCTCGATTTATTCTGTGTGTCTTGCCGGAGAAGAAAACCTGTGACATTTACG GACCTTGGAAGAGGAAAAGCCTTTATCAATTCGGTATCGTCACTCAATGTATCGTTCCTCCAAAGAACATTAGGGACCATTATTTGACCAATGTCCTCCTTAAAATCAATTCTAAG CTTAGTGGCATCAATTCTCTACTTTCCGTCGAGTGTAAACGTAGCATCCCCCTTATCAGCCAGACTCCTACCATGATTCTGGCGATGGACGTTTCTCATGGTCCTCCGGGTTCAAGCTTTCCATCTGTTGCAGCG GTGGTCGGTTCGAGGCATTGGCCATTGATATCGAGATATAGAGCATCCGTAAGAATTCAATCTCCTAAATTGGAAATGATCGATTCTTTGTATAAGCCCGGAGAAAATGGAGATGAAGGAATGCTTAG GGACCTGTTGCTCGACTTCTACAAAACAAATGGAGGAATGAAACCTGCTCAAATGATCATCTTCAG GGATGGTGTCAGTGAATCCCAGTTCATGGAAGTTCTGACTGTGGAGCTAAACCAAATCATCAAG GTATTTGAGCATCTAGGTGATACTACTATGCCCAAGTTCACTGTCATCGTGGCACAAAAGCAGCATCATACGAGGTTTTTTCTTGCTGATAGCCCCGAAAATGTCCCACCGG GGACCGTCGTCGACACCACGGTGGTTCATCCAAGGAACTACGATTTCTACATGTATGCTCACGGAGGAATTCTC GGAACTTCAAGGCCGATCCACTACAATGTGTTGCTTGATGAGATTGGGTTTAAGCCTGACGACCTACAGAAGCTT